The Tautonia plasticadhaerens nucleotide sequence GTGGTCGTCCTCCGGGGGGCCGACGGCCGCAACGAGGTGCTCCCCCGGCCCGAGATCGAGGAACTGGCCGGCGTCCCCCAGTCGGTCATGCCCTCCGGCCTGCTCGACCCGATGTCCGACCAGCAGGTGCGCGACCTGTTCGCCTATCTGCGGAGCACCCAGCCCCTGAGCAATTGACCCGCCCGACGCGCCCGCCCGACGAGGATTTCGCCTTGAATCGAGCCCCGATCCTCGCCCCGCTCGCGCTGCTGATCGCGAGCCCACTCCCCGGCCAGGCCGACGACGCCCCCCTCCCCCGCTTCGAGGCCCTGGAGCCGGCCGAGGCCCTCAACTCGTTCCGGGTCCAGGGCGGCTTCCGCATGGAGCTGCTCGCCGCCGAGCCGATGGTCCTCGACCCCGTCGCCGGCGCCTTCGACGCCGACGGCCGCCTCTACGTCGCCGAGATGGCCGACTACCCCCACGTCGATCGGGCCAACGACCGGCCGTTCGAGGAGAACGCCGGCGACCCTCCCATCGGCCGCGTCCGCCTGCTCATCGACCGGGACGGCGACGGCGTCTTCGACGAGTCCCACCTGTTCGCCGAGGGACTCTCCTGGCCGACCGGCGTCGCACCGTGGCGGGGGGGCGTCTTCGTCGCCGCCACGCCCGACGTCTGGTACCTCGAGGACACCGACGGCGACCACGAGGCCGACGTCCGGGAACGCATCTACACCGGATTCCGCAAGTACAACATCCAGGCGGTGATGAACAACCTGGCCTGGGGCCTCGACCACCGGATCTACGGGGCCGGCTCCAGCAACGGCGGCCAGATCCGCCGCGTCGACCTCGACGACGCCGAGCCCGTCCCCCTGCTCCGCTCCGACTTCCGCTTCGACCCCCGCACCCTCGACTTCGAGCCCATCAGCGGAGGCGCCCGCTTCGGCAACACCTTCGACGACCGGGGCGACCGCTTCCTCTGCAACATCCGCAACCCCGCCCAGCACGTCGTCCTCCCCGACCGGGACCTCTCCACCAACCCCTGGCTCCCCATCCCGACCGCCCTGCACGACGTGGCCGCCGCCGGCGACACGATCGTCATGCACCGCATCAGCCCGCCCGAGCCCTGGCGGGAGCTCCGGGCCCGGCGCTGGGTCGACATCGGCAAGCCCCTGCCCCAGAGCGAGCTGGTCGGCGCCGGCTACCTCACCTCCTCCAGCGGCATCACCTCCTCCCGTGGGGACGCCTACCCGGAGCCCTTCCGGGGCAACCTCTTCCTCGGCGAGGTCGCCAACAACCTGATCCACCGCATGAGCGTCCGCCCCGACGGCGTGACGTTCAGCGCCGAGCGTGCCGACGAGGGGGGCATCGAGTTCGTCGCCTCGACCGACACCTGGTTCCGCCCCGTCAACTTCGTCAACGCCCCCGACGGCACCCTGCTCGTGCTCGACATGTACCGCGAAACGATCGAGCACCCCTGGTCCATCCCCGACGACATCCGGGACCGCCTCGACCTCCGCTCCGGGGACGACCGGGGCCGCATCTACCGCCTCTCCCCCCCGGGATTCGAGCCCGGGCCCGCCCCCAGGCTGGGCGAGTCGACCTCCGCCGAACTCGTCGCCCTGCTCGATCACCCCAACGCCTGGCACCGCGACACGGCCCATCGCCTGATCTTCGAGCGGCAGGATCCCGACGCCGTCGCCCCCCTGCGTCGCCTGCTCCTGGAGGGGGAATCGACGCTCGGGAGGATGCACGCCGCCCATGCGCTGGAGGGCCTCGGGGCCCTCGACGCCCCCCTGCTGCTCAACGCACTGGCGGTCGACCATCCCGGATCGGCCCCGGTCCTCGAACACCTCGTCCGGCTCTCGGCCCCCCGGCTGGGTGGCCATCCCGACCTGAACGATGCCGTGCTCGGGCTGGCCGACCACCCCGAGATCCGGGTCCGGTTCCAGGTCGCGCTCGCCCTGGCCCGCGTCGACGAGCCGTCCGCCCCGGAGGCACTCACCCGGATCGCCCTCCGGGATCGGGACGACCCCTGGATTCGATCGGCCGTGCTCGGCGCCGCCGGCCGGGCCCCGATCGGCGTCTTCCTCCGATTGCTGGGCGAATCCGGGCCGGGCGAATGGTCCTCGATCCTCGACCTCCTGGGGCCGCTCGCCTTCGCCATCGGCGCGGGCGGGAGCGACGAGGAGGCCGCCGACGCCCTCGACGGCCTGGCCCAGGGCCCGGCCGACTCGGTCGATTCCCCCGAGGCCGGCGTCGCCATGCGCCTCGGCGACGGCCTGATTCGCCGGGGGACCGGCCTGTTCGGGGTCGCGGTGTCGGCGGATGCGGCGCGATTCCTCGACCGCATCCTCGCCGACGCCCGGCTCGCGGTCGATCGCGACGACGCGCCCGCCGCCCTCCGGGCCCGGGCCGCCTCCCTGTTCGCGCACCGGCCCTATCCCGAGGCCGAGGAGGCGCTCGTTCCCCTGCTCAACCCCGGCCAGCCCTCCGAGGTCCGTCTCCCCGCCGTGGAGACGCTCGCCCGGTTCGGCGACGAGCCCGGGGTGGCCGGACTGCTGCTGTCGGGATGGGCCTCG carries:
- a CDS encoding PVC-type heme-binding CxxCH protein, with amino-acid sequence MNRAPILAPLALLIASPLPGQADDAPLPRFEALEPAEALNSFRVQGGFRMELLAAEPMVLDPVAGAFDADGRLYVAEMADYPHVDRANDRPFEENAGDPPIGRVRLLIDRDGDGVFDESHLFAEGLSWPTGVAPWRGGVFVAATPDVWYLEDTDGDHEADVRERIYTGFRKYNIQAVMNNLAWGLDHRIYGAGSSNGGQIRRVDLDDAEPVPLLRSDFRFDPRTLDFEPISGGARFGNTFDDRGDRFLCNIRNPAQHVVLPDRDLSTNPWLPIPTALHDVAAAGDTIVMHRISPPEPWRELRARRWVDIGKPLPQSELVGAGYLTSSSGITSSRGDAYPEPFRGNLFLGEVANNLIHRMSVRPDGVTFSAERADEGGIEFVASTDTWFRPVNFVNAPDGTLLVLDMYRETIEHPWSIPDDIRDRLDLRSGDDRGRIYRLSPPGFEPGPAPRLGESTSAELVALLDHPNAWHRDTAHRLIFERQDPDAVAPLRRLLLEGESTLGRMHAAHALEGLGALDAPLLLNALAVDHPGSAPVLEHLVRLSAPRLGGHPDLNDAVLGLADHPEIRVRFQVALALARVDEPSAPEALTRIALRDRDDPWIRSAVLGAAGRAPIGVFLRLLGESGPGEWSSILDLLGPLAFAIGAGGSDEEAADALDGLAQGPADSVDSPEAGVAMRLGDGLIRRGTGLFGVAVSADAARFLDRILADARLAVDRDDAPAALRARAASLFAHRPYPEAEEALVPLLNPGQPSEVRLPAVETLARFGDEPGVAGLLLSGWASQTPAVRDAILSALVARPSWAGALLDAIEAGDLSPGQVPTARRSALLRSRDDSVRDRAALVFEQRSGGPPPDLMARYLDALKSPGDPDRGRVVFDRACATCHTIGDRGHAVGPNLASVSRRTPDELLTHILDPNREVSPDAIEYVVALEDGRVSSGVIESESSASLTLLRAEGERETILRRDVEELGSTGRSLMPEGLEQDITPAEMADLIAFLLRLQTL